TGAAAATGATAATTCAGAGATTTTTGGCATTAAATTTGATAAAACTAAAGTTGATCAATTAATGCTGGAAGATCAAATTGATTTCCAGATTGAAGATAAAGGAATAATCGTTGAAACGGACAAAGGAGATATTCCAGTTAACTTTGACCCAAATAGGTTTAGGCCCGCAGAAGTTCCTATTCTCCTAGCTGACACCAACAAGATACAACAATTAGGATGCGAAATTGAGTACAGTTTAAGTGATGTTATTCGTGATCAATTAAATTATTTCATTAAAAAAGAAAATAGATTATAATCCAATATGATTATTTTTTTTATCTTATTTTCTTATCCCATTTAAATTTTTTTTCTCATTGCTGTAAAATATAAATCATAATAAACAAATAATTTCATACTTACTAATTGAGGACCACCATGAACACTGAACCACTAAAAAGAACCATCTATAAAATCTGCAATCGATTTATACCCAAGAATAAAAAAAAGATTGCATTTGAGAGTATTCCTGATTTTACAGATAATTCAAAAGCATTCTATGACTACTTCATTGAAAACAACCTGGACAATGAATACAAACTACATTGGCAAGTAGATGAAAAAAATAACAATATAAATGTCCCCCAATATTTAAAATTCTCAAAATCAGGTCTTTACCACTTATTCAGATCCAAATACATAGTGACCACCCATCAGAATTTCATGGATATTAAATCACCCAAGCAAACCACAATAAACCTCTGGCATGGAATGCCCTTGAAGGCCATGGGTTATGCTGAAAATAAAAATGACAATGAAATTTTACCTTTTCCCAGTAGAGACCACAACTACATATTAATTAGTACTTCTAATATAATGCGCAGCTCCCTATCTGCCTGTTTTTATATGGACCCTAGAAAAATATATAACACCGGCCAACCACGCTCTGATAAACTATTTAAAACTGAAAAGAGTGAGGCCAATCTCTTCAAATTAATTGAACACGACTTGAATTACGATAAGATCATCCTTTTTGCCCCGACTTATCGCCAGGGTTTTGAACGAAATGAGGGAGAACTTTTCCAAAACATTTTAAACTTAGAAAATTACGAAGAAGAAACTTTCTTGGAATATTTAGAAGATAACAATATTTTATTCCTGATTAAAATGCATCCTTTTGAAGAAAATCACTATAAAAAAACAATAAAAAACTCCAAAAATTTAAAATTAATCACATCTAAAAAACTTCAAGAGGAATTTTTAGATCTTTACGATTTTTTAGGAGCAGTGGACATCCTAATAACAGATTACTCCTCAATTTATTTCGATTTTTTACTTTTAAACAAACCAATGCTGTTCACTCCAACAGATTTAGAAGACTATTCTAATTTCAGAGGCCTGATCTTAGAGCCTTATGATTTCTGGGCTCCAGGGCCTAAAGTTACTGAATTTGAAGATTTCCTGCAAGAGTTGGACAACTGCATAAATGATCCTATTTACTATAAAAAAGAGAGGAAACTTGTAAACGACATCGTTAACAAGTTCCAGGATGATAAGTCCAGTGAAAGGGTTTTCAACCTGGTTTTTAAAAGTGGTTTATTCTAAGTTTCAATCACAAATAAGTTTTTCACCACAATTTATGTCGTTTTACCCCATATGCGCGTATGCTCAGCACTACCAACTCCGTGAAAACCACCAAGCCCGCGACAAGGTAAATATTCATGAAGGAAGAAATCACCAAAATCATGCCCAAGTGTACAACTGCCCCGATTACCACACTTCCATTGGCGTATTTTTGTTGGCCCAGTACTGCTAAAAATGGGTAGCCCAGTATCATGGAGGGGATGACTATTATCAATGCCACAGCTAGTATCTGCAGTACTCCTGTGCTTGGCCCAAATGCGGGTCCAAAGAGTAAATTTACAATAAATCCACTAAATACAATCAATAGAACACAAAAAACTGCATTTAAAGCAGTTACTGATTTAAATATTTTACGGTGAAATACTTTATTTTTTGTTTTAGCCATGTATGGATAAATTACCTGTAAAAGGGGAGCATATAATCCTTGCATGGCAACATAAAGCTTCTCAGCAGCCGAATAATAACCAACAGCAGTGTTATTAGTAAAAATCCCTAAGAAGAATGTGTTACTGGAAGTATAGATGGAAGCTGATGCTCCTGATAAGAAGAAGTTGGTACTGTCTTTAAATGTTTCAACAATGAAGCTGCGAGAAGGAATATGGAACCTTACCTTAAATGTTCTATAAATAATCACCAAAGAAATTAAACCCGAGATTATAATCCCCAACGAATAAAGTAAAGGAACAAATATAAAGTCTGCAGCACTTCTAACAACTGCAAATATAGCAAAGACAAATATCAAATTTGTTAAAACATTCAATATAGTTATATACTTCATCCGTTCCATGCCTTGGAAGAACCACATGGGCGATATGGTGTAACCAATGACCCATCCAAAGGCTAATAAATACATCAAGGCATTGGATGAAAACTTGGAAAACGAAAACACTACAACGTACAAAATACAAAAAGCCAATACAGTCAACAAAATTTTAATAATCATCACAGCTGAGAAAATCTCCGAGACCTTCTCTGGATCATCTCTATGTATAGATATTTCCCTTACAGCAGACAAACCAAATCCGTATTCAGTTAGTATCTTAAAGTAGGCCATGAGTGCCATGGCAAAGTTAACTAATCCATAATTGGCTACTCCTAGAGTTCTGGTTAAATAAGGAACTGTGATTAAGGGCAGTATATAGCCCACTACTTGTAGTGCTGATAGTGAGAAGAAGTTTTCTACCAGGACGCGGTAGTCTTCTGATTTTAGTTTTTCTTTGATATATCTGATTATGTCCATGAATTATTCTCCGGTATGTGAAAATTAGTTAATCTTATATCAATATAGGTATAGAATATAATGAATATACTTTTTTACAATATAAAAGCAAAGGTGCGTTTTATTGAAGGTTTTATTCCAGAGTAGAGAGGATTTATTTGATGTGGTAGGTGGAGACACTATCCAGTTACTTAGAACTAAGGAATTTTTAGAAAATTTAGGTGTTGAAATAGATTTAAAAACAGATTTCAACCCAGATTTAAAAGATTATGACCTGGTGCATTTATTTAACATCACCCGGGTCCACGAAACATACCTCCACTCCCTTAACTGCCAAAGACAAAATAAACCTATGGTACTATCTCCTATTTACTGGGACTTTGATGAGATGTTAAGGACCACCGGCTCTAAATTAAGGCACAGATTATATAAAAAGAGCATCCATAACGTGGGAAGTGTTTATGATAAGTTGTTCAGTGCCTCTAATTTAATCAAGAGGTGGACTGCCTCTGAAATAACTCAAATTAAGATGGGTTTTGTAAAGCAGCAGATTAAAACACTCTCTTTAGCCCAAGCAATCTTACCTAACTCCCAGATTGAAGCGGATTTAATGGTGAAGCAATTTCATTTAAGCCCGGAAATTATCCACGTGGTTCCTAATGCTGTGGATGAGAAATTCTTAAATGCCACCCCAGAATTATTTAAAGAGAGATACGATTTAGATAATTTTATTCTATCTGTAGCCCGTATTGACCCTCGTAAAAATACTTTAAATCTTATAAAAGCTGCAAATAGTGAAAATATTCCTTTAGTTCTTATTGGAGATAAATTACCAGGTAACTACACTGTTCAGTGCGAAAAGGAATCATTTAATGGGAACGTGACATTCATAGAGCAAATCTCACACGACGATCCTATTTTATCTTCTGCTTATGCTGCAGCCAATACCCATGCTATTGTGAGCTGGTATGAGACCCCAGGGATATCCAGCTTAGAAGCATCCCTAACAGGATGTAACATAGTAACAACCGATAGAGGCAGTACCACTGAATATTTCGAAGATTTGGTGCATTACTGCGACCCTTCTAATTTAAATAGTATAAAAGAAGCCGTAAAAGAAGCATATAACTCTCCGCCAAATAACAATTTAAAACAACACATCTTAGAGAATTTCACCTGGGATATTGTGGCAGAAAAAACACTGAATGCTTATAAAAGCGTTTTAAAAAAATAAAAAAAAGGAAAAAAAGTTTATTTTGTTTTAAACCGTATAGTAATTCCTTTAGCCAGTTTGTTACCTAAAATATCTCTTACTGCAGATGCAGGTATATATATTGCATAACTAGTGTTTTTGCTTCGCAGAGATGTTTTGATTTTTAATAAACTGCCAGATAGAGCTTTACTAATTTTGATTTTTTTACCGGTTTTTAAGTTCTTTACATACACTTTGGACCAGTTAACACTTGCCTTGATGTTTTTTGAGAACTTGATATAAAGAGCTGATGTCCGGGAAACTTTGGTGGCTTTAGTCTTAGGATTACTTGAAACCACTTTTGGTGCGGTTTTATCTATGACATACTTCTCGCTAACTACTGTAGATGGGTTTCCTGCTTCATCGTAGGCTATGAATTTTAAAGTCGCACTTGAAGTCATTGTAATAGGTGCCGTGTATCTTTTACTGGTTTGAGTTGGCGTTGAACCATCTAAAGTGTAGTAAATATTTCCGGCCTCATTCATGGTTAGAGTTACCACTTTGTTGGTGTTGTAAGATCCGCCTTTAACATTAGCCTGTACCGTAGGAGCAGTTACGTCTCTAACTACAATATATGAGTTTTTGGTCATGGCATTGGATCCACCGTTACCAGTTACCACCAGTTTTACAGTGTAGATACCTGGAGTATCATAGGTAAATACCGGGTTTTGATCTGTGCTGTCAGGTATTCCGTCGTTGTTAAAGTCCCATACCCATGAACTGATATCTCCAGTAGAAGAATCAGTGAACTGTATGCTTGATGATGCAGGTACATCAGTTGCATTGGCTGTGAAGCTTGCTACTGGTGTATCATAGGAAGTTATTAAAATATTAGACATGGCGAACATATTGTCACCATCACCATTATTGTAATAACTCTGCATTCCAGCTACATTGGAACCATTTAATAGTGCGGCAGTTACATCATAGTTTGAAAATCCAATCTGTGGAGAGGTTAAATAATCTGCCCAGAATCCAGTGTACTCCTGATCGTTGAAGTAGAATTTACTTTTATCTGCATCGCCTGCTGAAGCCAGTATGGCAATGAGTTTAGCCGTATTTAAACCTCCAGTTGATACATTATTGAAGTTGGCGTAAGCTGTTGCTTCAGTATCATTGGTACAGTAGGATGGAGTGGATCTTAAAAGATCTGAGCCCTCATTAATCCATATCTTCTTGGTGGTGGTGTTAGGATCTTCGTAAATTATAACGATATATCCACCGTAGAGAGAAGGTGTGGTCTGGTTTCCTTTAAGTACCAGCATGGTGTTACCCAGTACATTGAATTGGGATGTTACATCGTAAACATAGTATCCAGATGGGTAATCATAATTTCCATATCCCTTAGTGTCACTGTAGTGAGCTATAGGATCTACATTTACTCCATTGAAGTTT
The nucleotide sequence above comes from Methanobacterium alcaliphilum. Encoded proteins:
- a CDS encoding flippase — protein: MDIIRYIKEKLKSEDYRVLVENFFSLSALQVVGYILPLITVPYLTRTLGVANYGLVNFAMALMAYFKILTEYGFGLSAVREISIHRDDPEKVSEIFSAVMIIKILLTVLAFCILYVVVFSFSKFSSNALMYLLAFGWVIGYTISPMWFFQGMERMKYITILNVLTNLIFVFAIFAVVRSAADFIFVPLLYSLGIIISGLISLVIIYRTFKVRFHIPSRSFIVETFKDSTNFFLSGASASIYTSSNTFFLGIFTNNTAVGYYSAAEKLYVAMQGLYAPLLQVIYPYMAKTKNKVFHRKIFKSVTALNAVFCVLLIVFSGFIVNLLFGPAFGPSTGVLQILAVALIIVIPSMILGYPFLAVLGQQKYANGSVVIGAVVHLGMILVISSFMNIYLVAGLVVFTELVVLSIRAYGVKRHKLW
- a CDS encoding glycosyltransferase, encoding MKVLFQSREDLFDVVGGDTIQLLRTKEFLENLGVEIDLKTDFNPDLKDYDLVHLFNITRVHETYLHSLNCQRQNKPMVLSPIYWDFDEMLRTTGSKLRHRLYKKSIHNVGSVYDKLFSASNLIKRWTASEITQIKMGFVKQQIKTLSLAQAILPNSQIEADLMVKQFHLSPEIIHVVPNAVDEKFLNATPELFKERYDLDNFILSVARIDPRKNTLNLIKAANSENIPLVLIGDKLPGNYTVQCEKESFNGNVTFIEQISHDDPILSSAYAAANTHAIVSWYETPGISSLEASLTGCNIVTTDRGSTTEYFEDLVHYCDPSNLNSIKEAVKEAYNSPPNNNLKQHILENFTWDIVAEKTLNAYKSVLKK
- a CDS encoding CDP-glycerol glycerophosphotransferase family protein is translated as MNTEPLKRTIYKICNRFIPKNKKKIAFESIPDFTDNSKAFYDYFIENNLDNEYKLHWQVDEKNNNINVPQYLKFSKSGLYHLFRSKYIVTTHQNFMDIKSPKQTTINLWHGMPLKAMGYAENKNDNEILPFPSRDHNYILISTSNIMRSSLSACFYMDPRKIYNTGQPRSDKLFKTEKSEANLFKLIEHDLNYDKIILFAPTYRQGFERNEGELFQNILNLENYEEETFLEYLEDNNILFLIKMHPFEENHYKKTIKNSKNLKLITSKKLQEEFLDLYDFLGAVDILITDYSSIYFDFLLLNKPMLFTPTDLEDYSNFRGLILEPYDFWAPGPKVTEFEDFLQELDNCINDPIYYKKERKLVNDIVNKFQDDKSSERVFNLVFKSGLF